GGTTAGGTTCGTCGGCCATGAGTGACGCTGCAGCGCAGGATCGGTTCGTGCGGGTGGAGCGGCGGGACGACGGTGTGGCCGTGGTCCGCCTCGACCGGCCCAAGGTCAACGCCCTCTCGATGGCCTTGCTCTCCCAGCTCCGGGAGGCAGCCGAGGACCTCACCGCCGACCCGCCCGGCGCGGTCGTGGTCACCGGCGGCGACCGGGCGTTCGCCGCCGGCGCCGACATCGCCGAGTTCGGGGGGCCCGAGGAGGCCCGCGAGATCGGCGGGCTGTTCCGCGACGCCCTCGGCGCGGTCGCCGCCATCCCCCGGTTCACCGTGGCGGCCATCACCGGCGTCGCCCTCGGCGGTGGCTGCGAGCTGGCCCTCGCCTGCGACTGGCGCGTCTGCGCCGACAGCGCCCGTCTCGGTCAGCCCGAGATCCTCCTCGGCATCATCCCCGGCGGGGGAGGGACCCAGCGCCTGCCGCGCCTGGTGGGCGCGGCGCGGGCCAAGGAGATCATCCTCACCGGTCGGATGGTCAAGGCCGACGAGGCGCTGCGCATCGGCTTGGTCGACGAGCTGGTGCCCGCCGCCGAGGTGAACGAGCGGGCGCTGTCCAAGGCCTCGGAGCTGGCGTCGGGCGCCGTGGTCGCCCAGGGGCTGGCCAAGGCGGCGATCGACGAGGGCGTGGAGACGACCCTGGCCTGGGGCCTCGACCGCGAGCAGGAGCTCTTCACCAAGGTCTTCGAGACCGAGGACAGCCAGATCGGTGTCGCCTCGTTCCTCGAGCACGGTCCCGGCAAGGCCCGCTTCACCGGGAAGTAGATCAGCCAGCGAGCACCGGCCGGAGGCGATCGGCGGCGTCGGTCCCCTCGGCCAGGCCGATCTCCAGCGCCTCGACCCGACGGGTGGCGTCCATCAGCTGCATGGCTGCGGCCACGAAGCGCTCGCCCGGTTCCAGCACGTGCAGGGCAGTGCCGTCCAGGGTGAGGACGTCGACCTCACGGGCGAGGGCCCGCGCCGACTGCGCGGCCAGGCCGGTCGTGCCCACGCCCATGGGCCCGATGAAGAGGGCCGCACCGAGGCGATCACCAGCGACCACGTCGGCGTTGGAGCCGGACCACAGCCCGCCGTCGACGTAGCGGTCGTCGCCGACGGTGATCGGCGGGAAGAGGCCGGGGACGGCGCAGGAGGCTGTGACCGCGGCGGCGAGCTCGACCCCGCTGGCCGCGGTCCACACCACCCGCTCGCCGGTGCCGACCGACACGCCGGTGACCCTCAGGTCGCCCTCGGGCCAGTTGGCGGCTGGGAGGATCTTCCGGAAGCCGTCGAGCATCACCGCCTCGTCGGTGGCGGAGGCGCTCATGGCGAGCTCGCCCACCGCCCGGGCGGTGGGAGGGTCCATCAGCTCGACACCCGCCCAGCGCCGGAACACCTCGAGGGCGGCGGCGGGGTCACCGGGTTCGCCTCCCGCGAGGCGCAACCCGCCGGCGCGCTGCTCGGCGACGAGATCGTCGATCGAGCGGCCGTGGCGGAGGTTGGCGCCGATCACCGAGCCGGCCGACGTCCCCACGATCGTCCGGGCGCCGTCGGGGTCCCACCCCAGGGCGTCGGCCAGGCCGGCGAGCACACCGACCTCCCAGGCCACGCCGACCACGCCACCACCACCGAGGACCAACCCGAGCTCCATGACGGCACCCTAGGCCGGGTGCGTCACGCTCAGCCCCAGGCCACCCGTCCGAGCTCGACGGGGGTCACCAGGTCGGGGTGCGAGGGCACGATCCGCACCGTGAAGCCGTAGCGGCCGGACTGCTCGCAGGTGAAGGTGCCGGTGTAGCGGCGGTGGCCGTCGGGTGCCTTGCCCGACGCCACCATGGGGACGACCGCGGCACCGGTGAGCTCCTCGCTCTGGCCCACCGGTCCGTGCAGCAGCTGCACCTCGACGTCGTCTGGGCCGAGGTCGCTGAGCGAGACCAGGGCGGATACGGAGCGCTCGTAGCCGAGGTCGGTAGAGGCCTCGTCGGTGTCGACGGCGTCGACGTGCACGCCCTTCCAGGTGCTCGCGACTCGCTCCTTCCAGCCGGCGAGGGCGGTGGCGCGGGCGAAGCCATCGGACGCCAGGGCGTCGGCGCGGGCGGCGGTGGGCTCGTAGAGCTGTTGGACGTAGTCGCGCACCATGCGGGCGGCGCTCACCTGGTGGCCGAGCGAGCTCAGGTTGGTCTTGACGCGCTGGACCCAGCGGCGGGGCACCGGACCCTGCGTCCGCTCGTAGAACATGGGGACGATCTGGTCCTCGAGGAGGGCGAAGAGGCTGTCGGCCTCGACCTGGTCGCGCTTGGCGAGGTCGGCGATGCCCTCGGCCGAGGAGATGGCCCACCCGTTCTCGCCGTCGAACATCTCGTCCCACCAGCCGTCGAGGATCGAGCAGTTGAGCGCCCCGTTGAGGGCGGCCTTCTCGCCGCTCGTGCCGCACGCCTCCTGGGGCCGGCGGGGGTTGTTGAGCCACACGTCGGCGCCCTGGTAGAGCTGGCGGGCCACGGCGATGTCGTAGTCATCGACGAAGACGATGCGGTGGCGGACCTCGGGGTCGGACGAGAAGGCGACGATCTGGCGGATCATCTCCTTGCCGAGCTCGTCGGCGGGGTGAGCCTTCCCGGCGAAGACGAGCTGCACGGGTCGCTCGGCCGACAGCAGCAGGGCCTTGAGGCGCTCGGGTTGGGAGAGCAGCAAGGTGGCCCGCTTGTAGGTGGCG
Above is a window of Acidimicrobiales bacterium DNA encoding:
- a CDS encoding enoyl-CoA hydratase-related protein: MSDAAAQDRFVRVERRDDGVAVVRLDRPKVNALSMALLSQLREAAEDLTADPPGAVVVTGGDRAFAAGADIAEFGGPEEAREIGGLFRDALGAVAAIPRFTVAAITGVALGGGCELALACDWRVCADSARLGQPEILLGIIPGGGGTQRLPRLVGAARAKEIILTGRMVKADEALRIGLVDELVPAAEVNERALSKASELASGAVVAQGLAKAAIDEGVETTLAWGLDREQELFTKVFETEDSQIGVASFLEHGPGKARFTGK
- a CDS encoding patatin-like phospholipase family protein, whose amino-acid sequence is MELGLVLGGGGVVGVAWEVGVLAGLADALGWDPDGARTIVGTSAGSVIGANLRHGRSIDDLVAEQRAGGLRLAGGEPGDPAAALEVFRRWAGVELMDPPTARAVGELAMSASATDEAVMLDGFRKILPAANWPEGDLRVTGVSVGTGERVVWTAASGVELAAAVTASCAVPGLFPPITVGDDRYVDGGLWSGSNADVVAGDRLGAALFIGPMGVGTTGLAAQSARALAREVDVLTLDGTALHVLEPGERFVAAAMQLMDATRRVEALEIGLAEGTDAADRLRPVLAG